A single region of the Phycisphaerae bacterium RAS1 genome encodes:
- a CDS encoding Adenosine monophosphate-protein transferase SoFic has translation MRWNWQQTDWPKFTWDESRLAKAEERFLLGGGQFLGTVKHLAAEDRDQIVVEAMSNEALTTSEIEGELLNRDSVQSSIRRQLGLAADHRRVQPAEQGISEMMVDLFRHHAKPLDERTLFAWHKMVAKGRTDLHDIGRYRTHAEPMQVVSGAVYEPTIHFEAPPSGRVSKEMRRFLTWFNEAAAKGKTPLPVLTRAGIAHLYFESVHPFEDGNGRIGRSIAEKVLAQGLGQPSLTALAATILAHRKEYYDTLEAANKCNEITRWLAWFAGIALEAQQRTLANVEFVLDKAKLLDRFRNELNARQLAVLLRMLREGPEGFKGGLSAGNYTKISKASAATATRDLADLVERGALTRTGERKHTRYHLPIPLRSTPRITIDEDGNIVTAQRRRQ, from the coding sequence ATGCGTTGGAACTGGCAACAGACTGATTGGCCCAAGTTCACCTGGGATGAATCCCGCCTGGCCAAAGCGGAGGAACGGTTCCTCCTGGGTGGCGGGCAGTTTCTCGGCACGGTCAAGCACCTGGCCGCGGAGGACCGCGACCAGATTGTCGTCGAGGCGATGAGCAACGAGGCGTTGACGACCTCGGAAATCGAAGGCGAACTCCTCAACCGTGACAGTGTTCAATCGTCGATTCGCCGCCAGTTGGGGCTTGCGGCGGACCACCGCCGCGTACAGCCCGCCGAACAGGGCATCAGCGAAATGATGGTGGACCTGTTCCGGCATCATGCCAAGCCGCTGGACGAGCGGACGCTGTTTGCCTGGCACAAGATGGTCGCGAAGGGGCGGACCGACCTTCACGACATCGGTCGTTATCGAACGCACGCCGAGCCGATGCAGGTCGTGTCCGGCGCGGTGTACGAACCGACGATCCATTTCGAGGCGCCGCCGTCCGGCCGCGTCTCGAAGGAAATGCGCCGATTCCTGACGTGGTTCAACGAAGCGGCTGCCAAAGGCAAGACGCCACTGCCCGTCCTCACGCGGGCCGGTATCGCCCATCTCTATTTCGAGAGCGTCCATCCGTTCGAGGATGGAAACGGGCGTATTGGCCGGTCGATTGCGGAAAAGGTGCTCGCCCAAGGCTTGGGCCAGCCGTCGCTGACCGCCCTCGCCGCGACGATACTTGCACATCGCAAGGAGTACTACGACACCCTGGAGGCGGCGAACAAGTGCAACGAAATCACACGCTGGTTAGCGTGGTTTGCCGGTATTGCGCTGGAAGCGCAGCAGCGCACGTTGGCCAACGTCGAATTCGTTCTGGACAAGGCAAAGCTGCTTGATCGCTTCCGCAACGAGCTGAATGCACGCCAACTGGCCGTGCTGCTGCGGATGCTGCGGGAGGGACCCGAAGGATTCAAGGGCGGCCTGAGCGCCGGCAACTACACGAAGATATCAAAGGCGTCGGCGGCAACGGCCACGCGCGACCTCGCCGACCTGGTGGAGCGCGGCGCCCTCACCCGTACCGGCGAGAGAAAACACACGCGATATCACCTACCGATTCCGCTGCGTTCGACGCCGCGAATCACGATTGACGAAGACGGCAATATCGTTACGGCTCAGAGGCGGAGGCAATGA
- a CDS encoding Type III restriction enzyme, res subunit, giving the protein MKLQFDANQPFQRDAIAALTEVFDGQPQGAPEYAVINMGDWGAAGDLLAGQERTELGVGNQMLLSADKLLANVRAIQAKNDIETADPAAALEAWELFDGPANAARTCPHFSVEMETGTGKTYVYLRTIFELSRRYGFQKFIIVVPSVAIREGVLKNIEITAEHFRAIYNNMPFEHFVYDAKKVNRLRQFAISNTLQILVINIDAFRKNFTGTEAEQRSNVIYKESDRLSGRQPIEFVQAARPIVIIDEPQSVDSTEKAQEAIRALNPLCTLRYSATHRNPYNLVYRLDPVRAFELRLVKQIVVGSAVADGGANDAFVRVEKIDYKTGIKAKLRIHVQSSDGPKEKSVTVKNGADLYAVSEERAAYRQGFEIAEINAEPDNEYIRFTSGRVMKLGEESGGMRDDVWRAQIKHTVKKHLEKELQLRERGIKVLSLFFIDRVANYRDYNGGGQPVKGKFAEAFEAALAEFAKDDRYKGLPLFKHPIEKLHDGYFAQDKKGVLKDTRGDTQADDEVYNLIMKDKERLLAEEEALRFIFSHSALREGWDNPNVFQICTLNETRSALKKRQEIGRGLRLPVNQHGQRVFDDSINKLFVMANESYEDFAKALQIEYEEDCGVTFGKVPITAIARLTKVIDGEENPIGREAADAIKTALVGQKMIDAEGRLQPAFDPKRPDFKIELPAPHRELVPAVVDLLASYQIERHIRQEKQEGANRLRKEVALSPEFKALWDRIKPKTMYRVEFRTDELVQACVAGIKKMPKIEAARIRVTAGQVGVVRGGVTATAISAAEEQVAFGNRPVPDVLAYLQNETELTRSTLVRILKESGRLAEFFTDPQRFMDAVAAIIKHELHRLLVDGIKYEKIGGQGPDAEWEMLLFKNEELINYLTALQVQHSVYEYVVYDSEVEREFARKLDQREDIKVFVKLPNWFEIDTPVGKYNPDWAIVKHDGQALYLVRETKGTKDFLKLRTSEADKVRCGQKHFETLGVPFNVVVSADEV; this is encoded by the coding sequence ATGAAACTGCAATTCGACGCCAACCAGCCCTTTCAACGTGACGCGATTGCCGCGTTGACCGAAGTGTTCGACGGCCAGCCTCAGGGCGCGCCGGAATACGCGGTCATCAATATGGGAGATTGGGGCGCGGCCGGCGACCTGCTTGCCGGCCAGGAGCGGACCGAGCTTGGCGTCGGCAACCAGATGCTGCTGTCGGCCGACAAACTGCTTGCCAATGTCCGCGCCATCCAGGCGAAGAACGACATCGAGACTGCCGACCCAGCCGCGGCGTTGGAGGCGTGGGAATTGTTTGACGGACCGGCAAACGCTGCCCGGACCTGCCCGCACTTCTCCGTCGAGATGGAAACCGGCACCGGCAAGACGTATGTCTATCTGCGCACGATCTTCGAGCTCTCCCGGAGATACGGCTTTCAGAAGTTCATCATCGTCGTGCCGAGCGTGGCCATCCGCGAGGGCGTGCTGAAGAACATCGAGATCACGGCCGAACACTTCCGGGCGATCTACAACAACATGCCGTTCGAGCATTTCGTCTACGACGCCAAGAAAGTCAATCGGTTGCGCCAATTCGCTATCAGCAACACGCTCCAAATCCTCGTCATCAACATCGACGCCTTCCGCAAGAACTTCACCGGCACCGAGGCCGAGCAGCGAAGCAACGTCATCTACAAGGAGAGCGACCGGCTCTCCGGCCGGCAGCCCATCGAGTTCGTTCAGGCAGCGAGGCCCATCGTCATCATCGACGAGCCGCAGAGCGTCGATTCGACGGAAAAGGCACAGGAAGCCATCCGAGCGCTGAATCCGCTTTGCACGCTCCGGTACTCGGCCACGCACCGCAATCCATATAACCTTGTATACAGGCTGGACCCGGTCCGGGCATTCGAGCTTCGGCTCGTCAAGCAGATCGTCGTAGGTAGCGCCGTCGCCGACGGCGGCGCCAACGATGCCTTCGTCCGCGTCGAGAAGATTGACTACAAGACCGGCATCAAAGCCAAGCTCCGTATCCACGTCCAGTCATCAGACGGCCCGAAGGAAAAATCCGTCACGGTGAAGAATGGGGCCGACCTATACGCCGTCTCCGAGGAACGTGCCGCCTACCGCCAGGGATTCGAGATTGCCGAGATCAACGCCGAGCCGGACAACGAGTACATCCGTTTCACCAGCGGCCGCGTGATGAAGCTGGGGGAAGAATCCGGCGGGATGCGCGACGACGTGTGGCGGGCGCAGATCAAGCACACGGTCAAAAAGCACCTGGAGAAGGAGCTTCAACTTCGCGAGCGGGGCATCAAGGTGTTGAGTCTTTTTTTCATCGACCGCGTTGCCAACTACCGCGATTACAACGGCGGTGGGCAGCCCGTGAAGGGCAAATTCGCTGAGGCGTTTGAAGCAGCACTCGCCGAATTCGCCAAGGACGACCGCTACAAGGGTCTGCCGCTCTTCAAGCATCCCATCGAGAAACTCCACGACGGCTATTTCGCACAGGACAAGAAGGGCGTGCTCAAGGACACCCGCGGCGACACGCAGGCGGACGACGAGGTCTACAACTTGATTATGAAGGACAAAGAACGCCTGCTCGCCGAAGAAGAGGCACTGCGGTTCATTTTCAGCCACTCGGCGCTGCGCGAGGGCTGGGACAATCCGAACGTCTTTCAGATTTGCACGCTCAATGAAACCCGCTCGGCGCTCAAGAAGCGGCAGGAGATCGGCCGCGGGCTACGCCTGCCCGTTAACCAACACGGCCAACGGGTCTTCGACGATTCGATCAACAAGCTGTTCGTCATGGCCAACGAGAGTTACGAGGACTTCGCCAAGGCGCTTCAGATCGAGTACGAAGAGGATTGCGGCGTTACGTTCGGCAAGGTGCCGATTACGGCCATCGCTCGCCTAACGAAGGTCATTGACGGCGAGGAAAACCCGATTGGCCGCGAGGCGGCCGACGCCATCAAGACGGCGCTTGTCGGCCAGAAGATGATCGACGCCGAAGGGCGCTTGCAGCCGGCGTTCGACCCCAAGCGGCCGGACTTCAAGATCGAGCTGCCCGCGCCGCATCGTGAGCTTGTCCCGGCCGTGGTGGACTTGCTCGCGAGCTACCAGATTGAGCGGCACATCCGCCAGGAGAAGCAGGAAGGCGCCAACCGGCTCCGCAAGGAAGTCGCACTCAGCCCGGAATTCAAGGCGTTGTGGGATCGAATTAAGCCCAAGACGATGTACCGTGTCGAGTTTAGGACCGACGAGCTTGTCCAGGCGTGCGTCGCCGGCATCAAGAAGATGCCCAAGATCGAGGCGGCGCGGATTCGCGTGACTGCCGGCCAGGTCGGCGTCGTTCGCGGCGGCGTCACCGCCACCGCCATCAGCGCCGCCGAGGAGCAGGTCGCGTTCGGCAACCGCCCCGTGCCTGACGTGCTCGCCTACCTCCAGAACGAAACGGAACTAACGCGATCGACGCTTGTCCGGATTCTCAAGGAGTCCGGCCGGCTTGCTGAATTCTTTACAGACCCGCAGCGATTCATGGACGCCGTTGCCGCGATCATCAAGCACGAGCTTCACCGCCTGCTTGTGGACGGCATCAAGTACGAGAAGATCGGTGGGCAGGGGCCGGACGCCGAATGGGAAATGCTGCTGTTCAAGAACGAGGAGCTAATCAACTACCTCACCGCTCTCCAGGTGCAGCACTCGGTGTACGAGTACGTCGTCTATGACTCGGAAGTCGAACGCGAATTCGCCCGCAAGTTAGACCAACGCGAAGACATCAAGGTCTTCGTGAAGCTCCCCAACTGGTTCGAGATCGACACGCCCGTCGGCAAGTACAATCCCGATTGGGCCATCGTGAAACACGACGGCCAGGCGCTTTACCTAGTCCGCGAAACCAAGGGCACGAAGGACTTCCTGAAACTCCGCACCAGCGAGGCTGACAAGGTCCGCTGCGGGCAAAAGCACTTCGAGACGCTGGGTGTGCCGTTCAACGTCGTTGTATCGGCGGACGAGGTTTGA
- a CDS encoding putative methyltransferase has translation MTEPEKLDLRSHDIAGEKIAELLRLFPEIRTEGGKLDFDRLKLALGETVDVGKERYGMNWPGKADCFKTIQTPSVATLRPCPEESVNFETSENLIIEGDNLEVLKLLQKSYLGKVKMIYIDPPYNTGNDFIYPDDYAESLRTYLEYTGQVDAEGKKVGTNTDTDGRFHSKWLTMLYPRLYLARNLLHNDGAIFVSIDEREFCGLRLLMNEVFGEECFVAAITVLCNPKGRSQDKYFATNHEYVVVYSKQPLPKGAFAIEKDEDQVAQEYTEEDDGGRYRLLELRNTHREFGKHNRRNLYYPFYVDPEGTVSLTPDEGMTKVLPDWDDGFEGCWTWDRDKAAKDIEFLVGQEVKGRWKIYRKSYASGAERMLKTVFLDKKYYTERGQKAFNQLFATKAKIFQSPKSPYLLADLMRTCTSGDDIILDFFAGSGTTAHAVCMLNADENTNRRFILAQLPEPCDPQSVAGKAGHATIADIAKGRVRRLIAAMTDTKAGQLAFDGSVGKVPGFRVYRLAESNFTEWDARILHDADVLEKQLELHVEHIRNGRSPDDILYELLLKSGFPLTTPVEKKTLAGKSVHSVAGGALVICLEQALTLELIRAIADAKPERVVCLDASFAANDQLKANAVQTFKTKGVTSFKTV, from the coding sequence CGGCAAGCTCGACTTCGACCGGCTCAAGCTCGCCCTTGGCGAGACCGTGGATGTGGGCAAGGAACGCTACGGCATGAACTGGCCGGGCAAGGCCGATTGCTTCAAGACCATCCAGACGCCAAGCGTCGCCACGCTGCGCCCGTGTCCGGAGGAGAGCGTCAACTTCGAGACCAGCGAGAACCTCATCATCGAGGGCGACAACCTGGAGGTGCTCAAGCTCTTGCAGAAGTCGTATCTCGGCAAGGTGAAGATGATCTACATCGACCCGCCGTACAACACCGGCAACGACTTCATCTATCCGGACGACTACGCCGAGTCGCTCCGCACGTACCTTGAATACACCGGCCAGGTCGATGCCGAGGGCAAGAAGGTCGGAACGAACACCGACACAGACGGTCGGTTCCACTCGAAATGGCTCACGATGCTGTACCCGAGACTCTATCTTGCGCGCAATCTTTTGCACAATGATGGAGCGATTTTTGTGAGCATCGACGAGCGCGAGTTCTGCGGCTTGCGCCTGCTGATGAATGAGGTCTTTGGTGAAGAGTGTTTCGTCGCTGCCATTACCGTGCTCTGCAACCCGAAGGGCAGGTCACAGGACAAGTACTTCGCAACAAACCATGAATACGTCGTGGTGTACAGCAAACAACCGCTGCCCAAGGGCGCCTTCGCCATCGAAAAGGACGAGGATCAGGTCGCACAGGAGTACACCGAAGAGGACGACGGCGGACGATACCGCCTGCTTGAACTTCGCAACACACACCGCGAGTTCGGGAAGCACAATCGTCGGAATCTCTACTACCCGTTCTATGTCGATCCCGAAGGAACCGTCTCGCTGACCCCCGATGAAGGAATGACCAAAGTTCTGCCGGATTGGGATGACGGATTCGAGGGTTGCTGGACTTGGGATCGCGACAAGGCGGCCAAGGACATTGAGTTCCTTGTCGGACAGGAAGTAAAGGGCCGCTGGAAAATCTATAGGAAAAGCTACGCGAGTGGTGCCGAGCGGATGCTCAAGACCGTGTTCCTCGACAAGAAGTACTACACCGAGCGCGGCCAAAAGGCGTTCAACCAGCTCTTCGCCACCAAAGCAAAAATCTTCCAGTCGCCAAAGTCTCCATACCTGCTGGCCGACCTCATGCGGACATGCACGAGTGGTGACGACATCATTCTTGACTTTTTCGCTGGTTCTGGAACCACGGCTCATGCCGTGTGCATGCTGAATGCTGACGAGAATACCAATCGACGATTCATACTTGCCCAATTGCCCGAACCGTGCGATCCGCAATCCGTCGCTGGCAAGGCCGGTCATGCAACCATCGCTGACATAGCGAAGGGCCGAGTGCGCCGCTTGATCGCTGCCATGACCGATACCAAAGCAGGCCAGTTGGCTTTTGACGGTAGCGTGGGAAAAGTTCCGGGCTTCCGCGTCTACAGGCTCGCCGAATCGAACTTCACGGAATGGGATGCACGCATCCTGCACGACGCCGACGTGCTGGAGAAACAGCTTGAGCTTCACGTCGAGCACATCCGCAACGGCCGGTCCCCAGACGACATCCTGTACGAACTCTTGCTCAAAAGCGGCTTCCCGCTGACGACGCCGGTTGAGAAGAAGACGCTCGCCGGCAAGAGCGTCCACTCCGTCGCCGGCGGCGCGCTCGTGATTTGCCTGGAGCAGGCCCTCACGCTCGAACTGATCCGCGCAATCGCCGACGCCAAGCCCGAGCGCGTCGTCTGCCTGGATGCGAGCTTCGCCGCCAACGACCAGTTGAAGGCCAACGCCGTCCAGACGTTCAAGACCAAGGGCGTCACCAGCTTCAAGACGGTGTAG